From Bactrocera oleae isolate idBacOlea1 chromosome 4, idBacOlea1, whole genome shotgun sequence:
ttctgctgctgctgcggcgaTTATGTGCGCTCTCCTTCCACCGTTGCACCTCCGCCATCGCCATCCCTCACAACCGCATTATGGGTTTACGGAGTTTTGGTTTTAGCTCGGATTTCCataatgaaacatttttattgccaTTGGCACTTCATTAAACTAAACTCATGAATATTATgaattttcttacatttttctgACTTTCAATGCAATgcgaaacagcaacaacaacaataaatatggcGGCAGAATCAACAGTGTTTGGTTAGCTTTGAGTTAAGCGCGCATCGCAAGGAGAATGACAAGCGCGCAAGAAAGCCAAGGCGTCGCCACCATCGAGACCACCACAAGCCGAAAGGATGACGACGAAGAAACGTCGCTGTTGGCATTTTTGGTGTTTGCTTGAGCTCTTCCGTTTTCACAAATCTACATATCTGCGCACTTATCTATGGTAACGCTGTCCTGGTTCGCTAGTTGTGGTTTCACTATTTCCACCACCAGCTgtcaaacacaacaacaatcaagTATATTATTTCTCCGTtggttgttgtatttatttatttgcgcatCATTGGAAATATCTGACACTGATAAGCAACATATCATTTTTACCTGTTTTGAAAGGAGTCTTCATCCAGGATATTGAGTTGAGCAGTCAAAAGTAAGGAAGACCAGTCCAGCGGGGGTTTAGTTATCAAATGAATCAGCCGTCATATATCCACGatgattaataaattatttctatcAACATAATATAAACTATTTCTTACTGAGTTTGGTTTGCGCCGAGTCGCGTAAATTTTAGTTATTGTGATATCAAAATGAGGTTTTTGTGGTTATGTAGTAACCGAGGGACCGAAAATGCCGATTTCCTTAAAGGTCCCGTTTATAATGGTCTTGTCTAAATTTATAATCACGATGTACATgtaacataatatattttattcagcTAGAGCTAAAGCTCTAAATAGTCGAAGATCGACCCTGTTTTCCATACCTATTATCAATTTTAGACAACTCCTATCGTAGAGGACATTTAACTGGTGTGTCGGGGTTAAGTCTGAAGTTTAACCAGCTACAGAAGCCAGAGCGTAATTACGCACCAAGTTTTATTTCCTTCAAATCTCACCTATGTGAAGAAAGAaagtgtgtaaattttttccatgTGAATGGTCTGAAGTATACCTTTGTAATTACCGCATCCGATGTGTTGTCTGTTAGATGTCGAATGTTGTTGGCATATGTTACTAAAGTCTTTTTGATGATTCGGGAAGACGGTTCTTCAAGAATTGACTCAAACTTTTTTCCTTCATTTATGTTCAGACAGCAAAAATGATTCCTAGAAGATCTAGATAGCCCCCCATGTACTTACTCGTATGCTGTATCATGACTTAAGAtacataaaacaagaaaaagttgcactgaagctataatacccgttACAAATACCAAAGATACCgcataagaacttgatttcgatcggtcagtttttatagtagctatatgctatagtaatccaatctgatctaaataatttcttcgaacaTTGAACCGTTGTCTTGGATAATatcccatgccaaattttttgattatttctcatcaaatgaaagaattttccatacaagcacttgattccgatcgttcagtttgtatgacatatAACTATAGCTGATAGTGATCCGCTATCGGTTTCTACAAATGAAACATTTTGATAAAACgacttcttctcagcaagttaGGTTGATATATATTTAGCcgttttccaaaatatttgcattaaaccatttaggggcggATCCATGCCtcctttttaactttttaatccCCAGGTGACACTCACTACTGCGATCTCCTGtacaaaatatcagttttatatattaatttgcggcttagttatgataatttatttgtgtttaattaaatgcgttttgtgggcgtggcccGATTCCCCCCATTTGCAATATCAATCTACCTTGGGTGCCAGAGaatatgtgtacaaagtttcattaagatatctcaagttatcgcttgcacgaacGTACGGGCGGACGGAgagacagtcaaccggatttcaactcgtctcgtcatcctgatcatttatatataccatatataactcgataactatctcgattagttttaggtgatacagccaaccgttaggtgaaaaaaacttgTATAGTCTGAAGAAACgtgttgcaagagaataaaaactgaggaactagttcgcatatatacagatagacggtagactgacgggcatggctaaatcgactcagctcgtcgtgCTATATTTAATAGGAACtacgacgttttcttctgagtcttcaaacttcgtggcaaacttaatatagcctgttcagggtataaatataaataatttgtgtgATCGGTTCTTCTATTTaagctaaaattatttatttgactCCCTTTAGATCATAAGTGTCTTCCATGGTGATTATGCGATTCAATTATATTCTCACTCTTCTTCATTGACATTGGCCAGCAAAGCTAGGAGACTGTAGGCATTGTTCATAgtctaaaaagtaaaaattatgatataaGTAATATTTGTAGCATGTAAATGAAAATCTTTCCTGAAATACCTTCGAAAAAACCGGCAACCCAATTTGAAAATAGTTGCCCGCATACAAAGTTATGGGCTGTTTTAAATGCTCcatgtaaagaaaaatttgacGACGGTTATATAGAGACATCACAGTCCAATCGCAGTTGTAGAGATGGTTGCTCAAATTCTCTGATTCTACGGTTATTTCGTTGGCATAATAACATGGTAGAAATATTTCCAAAGCCATAGCCACGACATATTGTATAAAGCCCAAAAAATTAGATGGATTCTCACTAAAGCTTATCTAAGTAATGATAAATGTTGTCAAATACTTGACACAGTTGGAGAATAAGTACAAAACTTACTCGTTGTATAGAGTAAATAGAGCAGCAAATGATGAGAGAACTGAATATAATCTGCGCCAGCACAGGCCACATTATGATTTTCTGACAACTTTTGGCCATACTACAGAATTGCGTAAAAAATGAACATCATTACACATCAATCAattattgtgaattttttttcaccGAAACTCACCCCTCAATTCTTTgatgaatttttattatgttttcaagTTCAGTGGTGATCTCCACATCGTTCACTTGATCACCCAATCGCTCCATCCTTGTGCCAATCATGCGCAGACAAAGAGTTAAATGGAACattaaataacacaaaaaaaattcgatttggGTGTTGCATAAGCAACTGAATGGCACGACTATGTCTTCGTACAAGAATAGAGGCCACGCGTTACTTCCGCGCCATGACGCTGGCATCCAGTATG
This genomic window contains:
- the LOC106621127 gene encoding odorant receptor 94a, whose translation is MSFDRIANSRFGIKLLTILGLWSAARNNSTFFGRYYRYYQFVLNTTMTFTFTLLLWMEIILSGDVDYVFQWMRLAITETCLIVKVLNIWYHAQTANELLQEWDKSDMFALKTLEEQKMWQGAQRYFRKVVAVYSLLSICSVFMALFSVFFMDTLALPIPYWMPASWRGSNAWPLFLYEDIVVPFSCLCNTQIEFFLCYLMFHLTLCLRMIGTRMERLGDQVNDVEITTELENIIKIHQRIEGMAKSCQKIIMWPVLAQIIFSSLIICCSIYSIQRISFSENPSNFLGFIQYVVAMALEIFLPCYYANEITVESENLSNHLYNCDWTVMSLYNRRQIFLYMEHLKQPITLYAGNYFQIGLPVFSKTMNNAYSLLALLANVNEEE